A stretch of the Aphis gossypii isolate Hap1 chromosome 2, ASM2018417v2, whole genome shotgun sequence genome encodes the following:
- the LOC114118911 gene encoding protein takeout-like, producing the protein MTANILKIVCGFVYVVIVCVNAAPSTKLPKGFIQCKQSDPNFDTCLMTGVQSAIPHLAKGVPSLGILKMDPLRIDKLLIDQGSGPVSIKLDFKNLDIGNLKSIVIDKIHFNPEGNNVDIELHPLKPIVMDGDYEISGKVLILPIVGKGRCKINIDVSNLIGNIKLKTVLKNGNKHLEIVNISWTFTASKLNLKFDNLFNGDKALGDNMNVFLNENWRELLIELKPAIEEVFGTAFKEIGQQFFNRIPLDQIILP; encoded by the exons ATGACtgctaatattttgaaaattgtttgcgGTTTTGTGTACGTTGTCATCGTGTGTGTAAATGCAGCTCCGTCAACAAAATTAC CTAAAGGCTTTATCCAATGCAAACAAAGTGATCCTAATTTTGATACATGTCTAATGACAGGAGTTCAAAGTGCTATTCCTCATTTGGCaaaag gtgTTCCAAGTTTGGGAATTCTTAAAATGGATCCACTACGAATCGATAAATTGCTAATTGATCAAGGTTCAGGGCCAGTTAGCATTAAattggattttaaaaatttggatATTGGTAACCTCAAATCCAttgttatagataaaattca TTTTAATCCAGAAGGTAATAATGTGGATATTGAGTTACATCCTTTAAAACCTATAGTTATGGATGGAGATTATGAAATATCTGGAAAAGTATTAATTCTTCCAATTGTAGGAAAGGGcagatgtaaaattaatatag atGTTTCAAATCTTattggtaatattaaattgaaaacagtattAAAGAACGGAAACAAGCATTtggaaattgtaaatatatcatGGACATTCACagcttcaaaattaaatttaaaatttgataatttgtttaacgGAGACAAAGCTTTAG gaGATAACATGAACGTATTCTTAAACGAGAATTGGCGTGAACTTTTAATTGAACTGAAGCCGGCTATTGAAGAGGTTTTTGGTACTGCCTTCAAAGAAATTggtcaacaattttttaaccgTATTCCGTtagatcaaataattttaccttaa